The genomic stretch CAGTTTACCGATTCTTACACCAACAAAAAGAATGAAGCCATCGAGACAAAACTAATCGTCACCACTATCCAGAAACTTAACACCGCTATTAGCAAACAGCGCTTTTTGTCACAAATGGAACCGCTCCAGGACAAACGAATAATTTTTATTTTTGATGAATGCCATCGTAGTCAGTTTGGCGAAACTCACAAGCGTATTAAGGCATTTTTCAAGAATGCCCAGATGTTCGGGTTTACCGGCACCCCGATTTTTGTTGAAAATGCTGTAAAAAACGAATCTGGCAAACGTACCACCAAAGAACTTTTTGAGGAATGTCTTCACAAATACGTTATTACTAATGCAATCAAAGATGAAAACGTCTTAAAATTTTCTATCGAATACATAGGCAAGTACAAGCGAAAAGATAACAGCAATAACGAGATCGATATAGAAGTTGAGGCGATTGATACAAAAGAGCTCATGGAGTCATCCCAGCGGTTAGAAAAAATTGCGGATTATATTCTGGCCAATCATGGCCGTAAAACCCATAACAAAGAGTTTACTGCTATGTTCTGTGTAAGCAGCATAGACACCCTGATCAAATACTATGAAATATTTAAAAAGCGGAAAGCCGAAGGCAAACACAATCTTAAAATAGCCACTATATTTAGTTTTACAGCCAACGAGGAAGATAAAGATGCTAATGGTTTTATTCCTGATGACTTAGAATTTGAAGATACTTTCATCAATAGACATAGCAGGGAAAAACTAGACGAATTTATTGCTGATTATAACGAGATGTTTAATTCAAAATTCTCAACCAAAGATAGCCAGACCTTTTATAACTACTACAATGACATTGCCAAAAAAGTTAAAAACAAAGAAGTTGACCTTTTGCTGGTCGTAAATATGTTTCTGACCGGGTTTGATAGTCCTATGCTCAATACCCTTTATGTAGATAAAAACCTCAAATATCACGGCCTTATTCAGGCTTATTCCAGAACTAATAGAATAGTCGGCGAGAAAAAATCTCAAGGCAACATAGTGTGTTTTCGTAATCTCAAAACAGTAACCGATGATGCCATTGCCCTATTTTCTAATAAAGATGCAAAAGAAACCATTATAATTGCGCCTTACGAAGAATATGTCAGAAAATTTTCTGAAGCAGTGTCGAATTTATTGCAGATAGCGCCCACAGTTGGCAGTATTAACGATTTCCCGAGCGAAGTTGAAGAGCTTGAGTTTATACGTGTATTCAGAGAATTAATGCGCATAATCAATATTTTAGGCACATTTGCAGATTTCAATTGGGAACACCTGGCAATGACCGAACAACGCTTTATGGACTATAGAAGTAAATATCTTGACCTTCACGATAAAGTTAAATCTGGCACCATGCAGGAAAAAGTTTCTATCCTGGACGATGTTGATTTTGAACTTGAACTTATTCACCGGGACGAAGTAAATGTCGCCTATATTCTCAGACTGCTGGCCAAACTCAAAGACTCTAAAACCGAAGACCAGGAGAAACAGAAAAAAGAGATCATTGATCTACTCGCCGGTGAAGCGTCCTTGCGAAGCAAACGCGAATTGATCGAAAATTTCATCAATAAAAACCTACCCAAGATCATGGATGTGGATGATATCCCATCCGAATGGGAAACCCATGTTTCAGCCGAATATAAAAAAGCATTAGAAACTTTAAGCAAAGAAGAAAATCTAACCCCCGAAAAACTGCAAACAGTCATCGATAACTATATCTACACCCAACGCAAACCTCTCAGAGACAACATAGTAGATATGCTAGAAGTAAAACCAAAAGTCCTCGAAAGAAAAAAGATCACCGAAAGAATCATCGACAAGATCGTAGATTTTGTCGAAACCTTTGTTAATGGAGTGGCAGGGTAGCTATATCTATTAATATTTAAAAAGGAGTTAATATAAGCAAGTATGCCTAAAGTATATGATATAGATAAAGAAGAAAACAAAAAAGAAATAATAACAATTCTTCAAAAAGCAGTTCAGTCGGCACATTTAAATTTTCTGATAGGTGCTGGTTGTTCTTATCCCGCTATCCAAATTTTAGGCAGTATAGAACAAGAAGTTCAAGCCAAAATTGATGGTGGCGATAACAATGGCGCTGAGTTGCAGATTTTTAACTTTTTAAAGCCTTTTCTTGTAGCCACAACAAAATTAAAATGCACATCGACTAGTTGTATCGACACCCAAAAAACGATAAGTAATTATAAGTCGTTTTTGTGGAATATTTCTCAAATACTATTTGAAAGAAAAAGCAATATCATACCAAAACAGGCAACCATCTTTTCAACAAATTATGACATGTTTGTTGAAAAGGCACATGAAGACAATCGATTACCGATAAAATTAAATGATGGATTTAGTCGGAATCCGACGCTTAATGAAACTTTCCGGTTTTCTTCATCTGAATTTTTTAGTTTTATTCATAATATCGGAAATCTCTATCATTATGAAGTTAAAAAACCTTCTATAAATCTGATTAAACTTCATGGTTCTTTAAGTTGGAAAAGTATTGCTAATGAAATCATTTTTTCACTAGCTGATGCGGAAGCAATCCTGGAGCAACATGAAAAAATGGATTTATTTGATTTGTTTGAGCCAACACCCGAAGACTTTATTGAAATTGAGAAATTTAACCAAAATTTTAGTTTGATATTCCCCAAAAAAGATAAATTCAAAGATACTTTGTTAAAACAAGTCCATTATGATCTCTTAAGACTATATGCCAATGAGTTAGATAAAGAAAATACACTGCTAATAGCAGAAGGATTTTCCTTTGCTGATGAACATATATTTGAAATTACCAAACGAGCTTTGAAAAACCCAACATTAAAACTGATTATATTTTGCTATGGGAAAGCGGAACTTAATAGTTATCAAACAAAATTCTCCTCATTTAATAATGTTGATATTCTCTATTCTGAAACAATTAATATTGATTTTTCTGTTTTTAATGACCTTATGACCGAACTATTGCCATTAACAGTTAATCGCACTATGGAAGCTGTGTTAAATGAATAATATCATTTTAAAAGATGCCATTCTACGTATAGGCGAAGTATCTGGTGTAGAAGGGAAAAAAGTATTTATTAAAGTTGATAAAAATAAAAATTCATCAGATTTATTTTTTGATGGCGATATTATAAAAAATGTATCTGTTGGTAGTTATGTTGAAATTAAAAAAGGATTTCTTAGTATTATCGGAAAAGCAGAAGGAGAAAAACTTTCAGAAGATAATTTTTCAAATAACAATGAATATACACATGCTAATAAAAACCTTCGATTATTAACTTTGAGCCTTGTTGGATATATAGGATTTAATGGTAGGTTTATTGGTGGTATCAAGGAATTACCATTAATAGGCAACGAAGCCTATATTTTGACTGAAGAGAAAATTCAAATAATCCACAGGTTAACCCCGGCTAAAGGTAATGTTATAAATATAGCAAAAACAGATACCGAAGACATCCCCATTACTTTTCCAATAAACGGCATTTTTAATAGCCATATTGCTATCTTTGGAAATACCGGAAGTGGCAAATCAAACACACTTGCGGCGCTTTACCAAGGCTTATTTGATGTAGCTGGTAGCCATAACGATTTTCTACAAAACAGTAAATTTTTATTATTTGATTTTAATGGTGAATATGTAAAACCTGCCTGCATTACTAATAATAAAACTATTTATAACCTCAGAACACAAGATGACACTGGTAAAAAAATTCCTTTATCATTTAATGAACTATTTGATGATGAAACATTATCCGTTTTAGTAGAAGCAACAGAAAAAACTCAAAAACCATTCTTGAAACGTGCACTTCGATTTTATAAGAAATCAAAGGATAAACCGGATTTCGCTTCATACTTAAAAACCATTTTACAAAATAAAGTTAAAGATATTCTTAAAATGGCAAACAAAGATAACGCATTTAAACTACTAGACTATATAGAAGAAATTCTTAAACCTTTTGTAGATGAAATAACCGAAAGAGAATTACGTAATGATATAGAATTTCATGGAGGGATAGCTGGAACTTTTAAAAAACTGGGCGAAACTACATACTTTGATAAACATCCCGAAGCAATTGAAAATACCAATCTATTTTCAGCAACAGCCTATATCACCACAGACAAATTGCAATCCATTTCACCGCTTTCACAATTTGAAATATTTCTTCATTTACAATTATTAGAAGATTTATTTCGATACAAAGTTAACAATGAGCATATATATCCGGTTATTAGTAGAATAAAATCGAAACAACTAAGTATTGAGCGTATATTTATCATTAACGAATCCTGTAATTTCTGGGGCGAAAATAATTGCGTTATTATTAATCTTCATGATGTTAATCTTGATATGAAAAAAACGATTCCACTACTACTTGCAAAGAATATTTATAATGCACATAAAAAGGAATCCAACACCAAATCCCTAAATATTATCATAGATGAAGCTCATAATATCTTGTCTAAAACTTCTTTTAGGGAAACGGAAGATTGGAAGGATTATCGATTGGAAACATTTGAAGAAATCATCAAAGAAGGCAGGAAATTTGGTGTATTTGTGACAATTTCTAGTCAAAGGCCAAACGATATTTCTGAAACAATAATTTCTCAGGCTCATAATTATTTTATTCATCAACTAATCAATCAAAAAGACCTTTTAACTATTGGAAATGCAGTATCTTACATCGATAAAATCACAGAAGAGTCAATTCCTACATTGTCAGTAGGCACCTGCATTTTTAGCGGGATAGCCACACCCATGCCATTAAAACTTAAAATAACCGAACTTGCAGATTGTAAAAAACCCAACAGCCATACCTTTAAATTCAACAACATTTTAGATAAGCCTAATACTCCGGTCGATGCAGATTCGGCAAGATAGAATATAAATTAGTTTAATGATAGTTATTATCAATACTAAATTTCATAATAATAAGTGATTATAAGCGTCGTAACGTTATAGACATATCTTTAATGAATATTTTTCTGATTTTGTCCTACGAATTTGCTCTATAATTACCTAGTCGTATATTTGTAGGAACTTTGATTTAATTAATTATAGCCGGTTTTGCACTGTCGCTGGAATTAGGCCTAAATAACAAAAAATATTAAAAAAATCTTGGCACTAAAATTCCTTATATATTGGATAAAGCCAAAATTTACTAAATTCCCTATAGAATCTAAGGAATATGCATTAATTCTTTGATAATAGGGAGTTTTGTTGCACAATTTTCTGTGCACAATGCCCATGAAACTGTGCATAGAGTATATAAATTTATTGAATAAACCATTTTGAAGACATTAATTATTTGATCAAAATATCAAAGAGGACCAAAATTACTGGTAAGGATTAACTTTAGAAAGGATTAATTAAATGACAAAAAAACCGTTTAGAGTATTAACCTTAGATGGTGGTGGAATGAGAGGACTGTATACTGCAACAAAGTTACTCGGACTTGCTCAACGGTTTAATTCTAGTTTTAAAGAAAAAACTCCTGATATTGGGAAATCATTTGACCTTATATGTGGGACCAGCACTGGTGCTATTCTTGCTTGTGGATTAGCATCTGGCATTTCAATCCACAAGATAAGTGACTTATATATCAAAAAAGGGAAAGATATATTCACATCACCGACTCCAAATACTGGCACAACCTTAGAAAAAACTAAATTTGCATTTTGGAGTTACAATCACGTTAATAAACCTACGGCACAGGCCGATGTATTAAAAAATGAATTAGATAAATGCTTTGGAAAAACAACTTTAAAGGATGTATATTCAAATAGAAATATTGCCCTTTGTATCCCTTCTGTAGATGCTCGAAATAGTAAAGCATGGGTATTTAAAACACCACATATACCTGATAAAACGAGAGATGACAATTATAAGTTAGCAGATGTTTGTATGGCTAGCGCATCTGCACCAATCTTATTTCCCATTAATCAACAATGTAATCCTGATATTCCCATTGAAAAACAATCTTTTGTAGATGGAGGCCTTTGGGCCAACAACCCAATTATGATCGGGTTGATAGAAGCATTATCCATGGCGAAAGAGAATCAGTCTATTCAAGTATTATCTGTCGGTACATGCGATACCCCAAACGGAGATCCTAATAAGGCTAGAGACCCTGACTGGGGAATATATAAGTGGAAGGCTGGAATTAATATAGTAGAGTCCTCCTTGGCCGCACAGTCATTCGGTTATTCAAATATGGCAAGATTTTTAGCAAACCATATGACATCGAAAGATAGAGAAATTAAGGTAGTTAGGCTTGAAGAAACTGCAAAGTCTCCTGAGCAATATAGTGCTATTGGATTGGATAAAGCCGATGATCTTGCAATAAATACACTAATTGAAATGGCTGCTATTGATGCAAGTAATATACATAGCAAGTCTTTAAACCCTGGTGACAATGAATATAGTTTTCTTAAAAATCTTTTCCTTTCTATGGAAGAACTGGAAGTTAAGTAAAATCATGCTAATAAAGGAGAATTATAAATATGTACGATAGCTCATCTGATTTAAAAGGATTTTATAATAAGTGCGTACGGCTTAGTAAAGATGATAAAGACAAATTAGCTGGCTATAGGGATAGTAATATAAAAAGGCTAGAATCGGGATTAGCAAAAGATAGTAACCCAATGCCTGAGTATATAAATCAAGGTTCCTATGCAATGCATACGATTAACCAACACCCCAGTAATGATTATGATATTGATCTTGGTGTTATATTTAATAAAGATGATCTTATAGGAGCTCGTGGCGCAGATATGACGGCACTTGATGCAAGGAAAATGGTATTACAGGCAATGAAGGATGATCGATTTACAAAAGAGCCTCAAATTAGGGTTAACTGTATAAGAGTATTCTATAACGAAGGGCATCATGTCGACATGCCTGTATATCGAAAGACTGATGACAAACTCGAACTTGCAAGTAGTGATTGGTATCAATCAGATCCTGCTGCTGTTACAAAATGGTTTTGTGATAACGTCGACAAAAAAAGCCCTGATACAGAGAATGGGAAACAGATGCGCAGGGTTGTAAGGCTTATTAAGTATTGGAGTAGAAGTAGATTCTCCTGGAATATGCCAAGTGGATTCATTATCTCTGTACTAGTTGATGAATGTTATAATGCTGTCGAAAATCGCGATGATGAGGCCCTATACAAGACACTTCTAAAGATCTCAGAACGGTTAAAAAAGAGCACAGATGTTTTTCACCCTATTTTTCCTGATATTAACCTAAGCGAAGGGAAAGAACACAAAATTGAAGAATTTATAGGCCAGATCGAGGAGAACGTATTGCCTTGCTTTGAAGATATATTTGATCCGGAAAGTACACGTCAAACGGTTTTAAAGGCATGGAAGGCTATTTTTGATCATGAGTTTTTTAAAGATCTCTTAGAAAGCAAGTCTCGAGAATTTGTTAGTGTTGTCCCAACGAAACCTGTTAGTAAAGATGGAAATAATAGATACGCTAGAAACGCATAAATGCCTTTATCTGTAAATATTGAAAATATTATATTAAGCATACAGCAGTGGCTTCTAACGACATATAATGCGAAGGAGCTAACTACAGATGAAATTATAAAGTTCTCCAAAACGTACAAATATGGCTGGAAATTTGACATACTTATTGGGGAATATAAGTATAATTTAGCGCTACTTATTGATCAGGAATTCCCTTTTTCTATACCACGAATTGCAATAACAAATCATGACTTATTTCTAAGGTGGCCGCATATAGAAGAGAATGGACTAGTATGCCTAACTGAACCAAATATTTCCATTCGGCATGATTCTCATGTTGAACTTATTCAGGAATTAATAGAACGCCTAATAGCATTAATAAATGAATCAGTGCTTGGTACTAACCAAGAGGATTTTATTGATGAATTTCGTAGCTATTGGGGCAAATGGAGAAAAGATGAATTACAAGAGGTGTTATATATTGGGGCCCCTCCTTCAAATGCTTCGACATACTTATTCTACTATGAGCGCAAAGATATTT from Candidatus Margulisiibacteriota bacterium encodes the following:
- a CDS encoding type I restriction endonuclease subunit R, which translates into the protein MTTQSEQILEDNLIKQLTSFEKYSYVQISDEKALIANLKAQLEKHNNITLSETEFTKVLNHLSKGNVFDKSKTLRDRMQLTRDNGESIYIEFIQQDHWCQNEFQVANQITMEGSYKNRYDVTILINGLPLVQIELKRRGLELKEAFNQTHRYQRHSFGASAGLFQYIQVFVISNGVNTKYFSNNHKQTFKQTFYWSDKDNKIITQLEEFAKEFLEPCHISKMICKYIVLNGTHKIPMILRPYQYYAVEAIVDRVKTTHKNGYIWHTTGSGKTLTSFKASQILVNIPKVHKVVFVVDRKDLDYQTTKEFNSFHEGSVDATNNTNNLVDQFTDSYTNKKNEAIETKLIVTTIQKLNTAISKQRFLSQMEPLQDKRIIFIFDECHRSQFGETHKRIKAFFKNAQMFGFTGTPIFVENAVKNESGKRTTKELFEECLHKYVITNAIKDENVLKFSIEYIGKYKRKDNSNNEIDIEVEAIDTKELMESSQRLEKIADYILANHGRKTHNKEFTAMFCVSSIDTLIKYYEIFKKRKAEGKHNLKIATIFSFTANEEDKDANGFIPDDLEFEDTFINRHSREKLDEFIADYNEMFNSKFSTKDSQTFYNYYNDIAKKVKNKEVDLLLVVNMFLTGFDSPMLNTLYVDKNLKYHGLIQAYSRTNRIVGEKKSQGNIVCFRNLKTVTDDAIALFSNKDAKETIIIAPYEEYVRKFSEAVSNLLQIAPTVGSINDFPSEVEELEFIRVFRELMRIINILGTFADFNWEHLAMTEQRFMDYRSKYLDLHDKVKSGTMQEKVSILDDVDFELELIHRDEVNVAYILRLLAKLKDSKTEDQEKQKKEIIDLLAGEASLRSKRELIENFINKNLPKIMDVDDIPSEWETHVSAEYKKALETLSKEENLTPEKLQTVIDNYIYTQRKPLRDNIVDMLEVKPKVLERKKITERIIDKIVDFVETFVNGVAG
- a CDS encoding ATPase is translated as MNNIILKDAILRIGEVSGVEGKKVFIKVDKNKNSSDLFFDGDIIKNVSVGSYVEIKKGFLSIIGKAEGEKLSEDNFSNNNEYTHANKNLRLLTLSLVGYIGFNGRFIGGIKELPLIGNEAYILTEEKIQIIHRLTPAKGNVINIAKTDTEDIPITFPINGIFNSHIAIFGNTGSGKSNTLAALYQGLFDVAGSHNDFLQNSKFLLFDFNGEYVKPACITNNKTIYNLRTQDDTGKKIPLSFNELFDDETLSVLVEATEKTQKPFLKRALRFYKKSKDKPDFASYLKTILQNKVKDILKMANKDNAFKLLDYIEEILKPFVDEITERELRNDIEFHGGIAGTFKKLGETTYFDKHPEAIENTNLFSATAYITTDKLQSISPLSQFEIFLHLQLLEDLFRYKVNNEHIYPVISRIKSKQLSIERIFIINESCNFWGENNCVIINLHDVNLDMKKTIPLLLAKNIYNAHKKESNTKSLNIIIDEAHNILSKTSFRETEDWKDYRLETFEEIIKEGRKFGVFVTISSQRPNDISETIISQAHNYFIHQLINQKDLLTIGNAVSYIDKITEESIPTLSVGTCIFSGIATPMPLKLKITELADCKKPNSHTFKFNNILDKPNTPVDADSAR